A stretch of DNA from Nitrospira sp. KM1:
GAAAAATCCTGCACTGACAATGCCGACTTCATAGAAGATATACATCGGCAACGCCATCAAACATTGGTTAAACGGGTCCGGGGTGGGAGTCAGGATGGCCGCCACAATGAAGGATCCCAACAACGCCCATTTACGATACCGTTTCAAAAACGGTGCGTCCACCCATCCCAACTTGGCCATCAGCGTGATGGCAAGCGGGACCTCGAAAATGAAACCGAATACCATCAAGAACCACAGCGCAAAACCGACATATTGCGCGATCGACAGTTGAGGAATGAATCCGGCATTTACGCCGTACGACACAAGAAAGTTCAAGGCAAACGGCAGGACGAAGAAAAATGAAAATCCGACTCCGGCATAAAATGCCAGGGCGCTGAGAATGACGAAAGGTCCGACGAAACGACGTTCCTGCGCGTGCAGTCCGGGCACCACGAATTGCCAGATTTCGATAAGGATGTAGGGAGTGGCGATCACGATCGCAAATAGACCCGCCACTTTGACGTTTTGCCACAGCGCCTCAGCAGGAGCCAGAAAGACGAACGGCACGGTTGGAAGGTCCGTGGGCACCCACGACAGAGACCCGGGCACGAACATATTCTGAAGCGGAATTCGAATCCACTTCACGAGCGTGTCGGCATAAAAAAACGTGCCGACGAAGACCAGGGCGGTGACAATCACCGTGCGGGTCAACCGGGCCTGGAGCTCGACGAGATGCTCCATGACCGGCATTTTTTTGTCTTCCAGTGGCTTAAAGATCGTATCCTGAAGCCACTGGTTGATTGAATTCAAACCGTCCGACATAGAAGAACGCTATCCGCGACGGGAACCACCACCGGCCCGGTCAACGCCGCATGCCAGTGAGATCCGCCTCCGTGACTATTTCGGATTGACCGCGACGAACAGATTGTTCCCCTGCCGGCTGAGGAGGAGAACCGCCAGCTCCTCCTTCTTAATTTTGGTGGCGGCCTTTTGATAGTCGTCCAGATTCTTTACCACTTCATGATTCACTTCCTGGATAATGTCGCCGCGCTGGATGCCGGCAGCCTCGGCGGCCCCACCCGGTTCGACACCGGAGACGACGACTCCGGCGGTCTTCGCCGGGATATTGAGCTGGCCCATCACCGCGCTGTCCAACGGCTGAACTTTGAGAGAGGCGAGCACATTATCTGGCGGCTTGATCGTCTCTCCCTGTTCCTTGGAAGGCGCTGCCTCTTTTTTGGCAAGCATTTCATCGGACGGGCGTTCGGCAACCTTGATATTGAGCGTCTGTTCTTTGCCGTCGCGCAAGATTTTGACCTGCGCGTCTTTACCGACGACGGTCCGGGCGACCAGATTTCGTAACTGGCTGACGTTCTGCACCTCTTTTCCGTTGAACGCGACGACGACATCACCGCGTTTCACACCAGCCGCGAAGGACGGACCGTTCTCATTCACATCGCTGATCAGCACGCCCTTGCGCTGCTCGGGCAATTTGAACGATTTGGCCAGAGCGGGCGTAATCTCCTGGATCGCCACCCCCATCCATCCCCGTACCACTTTGCCGGTCTTCTGCAGGCTGTCGACGATATCCAAGGCGATGCTGCTGGGAATCGCGAATCCAATTCCCTCCGAGCCGCCGGTGCGCGAAAAAATGGCTGTATTGATGCCGATCAAATCCCCGTTCATGTTGACCAGCGCTCCCCCCGAGTTACCGGGATTAATCGCAGCATCGGTCTGGATGAAATCTTCATAATCGGCGATCCCGACATTCCCTCGTCCGAGCGCACTGATAATGCCGAGGGTCACCGTCGAACTCAAACCAAAAGGACTTCCAATCGCCAAGACCAGATCACCGACCTGCAATTT
This window harbors:
- the tatC gene encoding twin-arginine translocase subunit TatC, translated to MSDGLNSINQWLQDTIFKPLEDKKMPVMEHLVELQARLTRTVIVTALVFVGTFFYADTLVKWIRIPLQNMFVPGSLSWVPTDLPTVPFVFLAPAEALWQNVKVAGLFAIVIATPYILIEIWQFVVPGLHAQERRFVGPFVILSALAFYAGVGFSFFFVLPFALNFLVSYGVNAGFIPQLSIAQYVGFALWFLMVFGFIFEVPLAITLMAKLGWVDAPFLKRYRKWALLGSFIVAAILTPTPDPFNQCLMALPMYIFYEVGIVSAGFFNKKKADEPVTAVAPSAAAAGGPKAMSPAMSGSSGGDYVGVPTGSPRR
- a CDS encoding Do family serine endopeptidase; its protein translation is MVKWSKVCTSLLAIIFLLSLLPVWPDALAAGVPPAMAQGFSDIVKKVTPAVVNIAVTGGGEGGRGRRPLPPGPFGGPPGGGGDEPPGGGELPTPPPMPPGPHGRPDQSAGSGVILDANGFIVTNNHVVEGATQITVTLSDRREFSAKVVGTDPKTDLAVVKIDAKDLPSVKWAEYDKLQVGDLVLAIGSPFGLSSTVTLGIISALGRGNVGIADYEDFIQTDAAINPGNSGGALVNMNGDLIGINTAIFSRTGGSEGIGFAIPSSIALDIVDSLQKTGKVVRGWMGVAIQEITPALAKSFKLPEQRKGVLISDVNENGPSFAAGVKRGDVVVAFNGKEVQNVSQLRNLVARTVVGKDAQVKILRDGKEQTLNIKVAERPSDEMLAKKEAAPSKEQGETIKPPDNVLASLKVQPLDSAVMGQLNIPAKTAGVVVSGVEPGGAAEAAGIQRGDIIQEVNHEVVKNLDDYQKAATKIKKEELAVLLLSRQGNNLFVAVNPK